From the genome of Polyodon spathula isolate WHYD16114869_AA chromosome 14, ASM1765450v1, whole genome shotgun sequence, one region includes:
- the serpini1 gene encoding neuroserpin — MLFLGILTLLSFQTLPVKTDFQDETITEFSVNLYHQLQSAGNEENIIYSPLSIAVALGMVELGARGSTLKEIRQVMGYGNLKGGDEFLLLRNLTQSLVVDESQYVVKLANSLFLQNGVHFNENFVHMMKKYFHAEIETVDFSQSAAVADHINKWVENQTENKIHDLLSADDFSSVSRLALINAIYFRGNWKNQFRPEHTRTFSFTKDDGNEVQTLMMYQQGDFYYGEFSDGTSEAGGVYQVLEMPYEGEEMSMMIVLPRQEVPLTTLEPIIKAQLIEEWAGAVKKQKVEVYLPRFKIEQKIDLKESLQDLGVKKMFTKDADLSAMTDGKDLFIGKAVQKAYLEVTEEGAEAAAASGMIALTRTLILYPQVMADHPFFFVVRNRKTGTILFMGRVMNPEVIDANVHDFDAL; from the exons ATGCTTTTTCTTGGAATCTTGACGCTGCTTTCGTTTCAAACACTGCCCGTGAAAACTGATTTTCAAGATGAAACCATCACAGAGTTTTCTGTGAACCTGTACCACCAACTGCAGTCTGCAGGAAATGAAGAAAATATCATCTATTCCCCGCTAAGCATTGCGGTGGCTCTGGGGATGGTTGAGCTTGGGGCCCGGGGTtcaactttaaaagaaataagaCAAGTAATGGGCTATGGCAACTTGAAGGGCG GGGATGAGTTCCTTTTGCTGAGGAATCTCACTCAGTCCTTGGTGGTAGATGAAAGTCAGTATGTGGTTAAACTGGCCAACTCGCTCTTTCTACAAAACGGTGTCCACTTTAATGAAAACTTTGTGCACATGATGAAGAAATACTTCCATGCAGAAATTGAAACTGTGGACTTCAGTCAGTCTGCTGCTGTGGCTGATCATATAAACAAGTGGGTGGAAAATCAAACGGAGA ACAAAATCCATGATCTTTTATCGGCCGATGACTTCAGCAGCGTCTCTCGGCTGGCCCTTATCAATGCCATCTATTTTCGAGGAAACTGGAAGAACCAGTTCCGCCCAGAGCACACGCGCACCTTCTCCTTCACTAAAGATGATGGGAACGAAGTGCAGACTCTCATGATGTACCAACAGGGAGATTTTTACTATG GTGAGTTCAGTGATGGTACTTCAGAAGCCGGCGGGGTTTATCAAGTGTTGGAGATGCCATATGAAGGCGAAGAGATGAGTATGATGATCGTTCTACCGAGGCAAGAAGTGCCTTTAACCACACTGGAGCCCATAATTAAAGCCCAACTCATTGAGGAATGGGCAGGTGCTGTGAAAAAGCAAAAGGTAGAGGTGTACTTACCAAG GTTCAAAATAGAACAGAAGATTGATTTGAAAGAAAGTTTGCAGGATCTTGgtgtaaagaaaatgtttacaaaagATGCAGATCTCTCTGCTATGACTG ATGGAAAAGATCTCTTCATTGGAAAAGCAGTTCAAAAGGCTTATCTTGAAGTAACTGAAGAAGGGGCAGAAGCTGCAGCTGCTTCAG GGATGATTGCACTTACAAGGACTTTAATACTGTATCCACAAGTAATGGCAGACCACCCATTCTTCTTCGTCGTAAGAAACAGAAAGACAG gcaccATCCTTTTTATGGGAAGGGTTATGAACCCTGAGGTGATTGATGCAAATGTTCACGACTTTGATGCTCTGTAA